From a region of the Haematobia irritans isolate KBUSLIRL chromosome 4, ASM5000362v1, whole genome shotgun sequence genome:
- the LOC142235585 gene encoding uncharacterized protein LOC142235585, with the protein MLFNKRALNLHMELHSTNGGHGLMNEDFQHQQHQQENPNVEPSCSSGTLNQPHVHQQRMMQIGSSDQIQQGQQQQQQENPKSVFKKINSGFRNRVATYEVIHIPEDCLDINMIFAYLGISMKELVLNSLAMHNCIKFNIQLIGEYIKFTEEELHMQYIYHISKMVRVTLTDNVNDILEAQCEEIKAKMSEFQERDSGWTLTRIEKLEININKCAVLKGSQYIPTPKKLELKRACTNIRNFDEYCFKWSLIAALDKPAPQNPSRTSAYNVEIGDTKLTLSNGLTIDFEGIDFPTPIQQIPKFEKNNPHISVNVYGYDDKNAVVVGPFHITNQYQEQHHANLLLLENFGKAHYITINDMSRLLTSQLTAYRHHLHICDKCLQYTSLDHVWSNHKEECGGVASFLPKEGDNLVTFRNRKNTIEKIQFVVYADFECVLQNITSGGPLVNKHQPCAFAYYIKCSFDASLDIFKMYTGEDAAEKFVKSLDNDCRDLYDKYLSLNTTMHILTPAEEFAFYNAELCHICDKSLEDDRVRDHCHITGVYRGPAHNRCNLNYKVPKFIPIFFHNFSSYDCHLFVKDLLKYIPGETKVIPLNKELYISVSHRVKIQRDVHLEYRFLDSLRFMQSSLDALATNLSDEKMTTVKSHFANDDEFRLMRKKCIFCYEYLDSFDKLEETKLPPIEDFYSRLNNQHCSVTDYKHATDVWEKFQCRTLRDYMELYLKTDVLLLTDVFENFRRLCKSVHGLDPCQYFTAPGLSYDAMLKLITTNGFNLELITNVDMFNFIKRGIRGGITQCSKRYHKANNKYMKNFNPTIPSTYLMYFDVNNLYGWAMQQYLPYGNFKWVDEQNIIFDPEEIKKFKHDSAEGYIYEVSLSCPPNLHDKFNDLPMASENKKIGGSKHNKLVCDLTPKDRVHRVLSFNQKPLLKEYIDKNNDMRKKAKNETSFCYDKPIYLGFCILELAKWKIYDFHYNYMKAKFGERLSLNYMDTDSFIYTIKSDDVYDDIRCDLSTYFDTSDYLPNNIFQFPLLNKKGIGYMKDENCGRIMTEFVGLGPKMYSYTLDDGEEVKKAKGVKKCIIRDYSISNYRNCLFNQLKVSDDMLNFKSKLHNIYTNILNKVTLSPIDTKRKIKEDNINTLAWGHHEIYSKLNEIFNDFTCEMDVDLNISWDCDTDIEFLNSSLYL; encoded by the exons ATGCTTTTCAATAAGCGTGCTTTAAATTTACATATGGAGCTGCATTCAACAAACGGAGGACATGGATTAATGAATGAAGATTTTCAACACCAACAACATCAACAAGAGAACCCTAATGTGGAACCAAGCTGCTCATCGGGAACACTTAATCAACCTCACGTACATCAGCAGCGCATGATGCAAATCGGTAGTTCCGACCAAATTCAACAgggtcaacaacaacaacaacaagaaaaccCAAAGtctgtttttaaaaaaataaatagtggATTTAGGAACCGAGTGGCTACATATGAGGTAATTCATATACCTGAGGATTGTTTAGATATAAATATGATTTTCGCATATTTGGGGATAAGTATGAAAGAATTAGTACTGAACTCACTGGCTATGCATAATtgcattaaatttaatatacagTTAATAGGGGAGTATATTAAATTTACGGAAGAAGAGCTCCATATGCAATACATATACCACATATCAAAAATGGTAAGAGTAACTCTCACAGACAACGTCAACGATATTTTGGAGGCGCAGTGTGAAGAAATTAAAGCCAAGATGAGTGAGTTTCAGGAAAGAGATTCTGGGTGGACCCTCACCCGCATTGAAAAATTGGagataaatattaacaaatgtgCGGTGTTAAAAGGGTCGCAGTATATCCCCACCCCTAAAAAGCTGGAGTTGAAAAGAGCATGCACCAACATTCGCAATTTTGATGAATACTGCTTCAAATGGAGTCTTATAGCGGCGCTAGACAAACCAGCGCCCCAGAATCCCTCAAGAACTAGTGCATATAATGTTGAAATTGGTGATACTAAATTAACACTTAGCAATGGTCTCACCATAGACTTTGAAGGAATTGATTTTCCAACACCAATTCAACAGATccccaaattcgagaaaaataaTCCGCACATAAGCGTTAATGTGTATGGGTATGATGACAAGAACGCGGTTGTTGTTGGCCCCTTTCACATAACAAATCAATATCAGGAGCAACATCATGCTAACCTGCTACTTTTGGAGAACTTTGGGAAAGCCCATTATATAACCATAAATGACATGTCGAG ATTGCTGACGTCACAACTAACTGCATATCGACATCATCTACACATATGCGACAAGTGCTTACAGTACACATCGTTGGATCATGTATGGAGCAATCATAAAGAAGAGTGCGGCGGTGTGGCTTCGTTTTTACCAAAAGAAGGTGACAATTTAGTTACttttagaaatagaaaaaatacaatagaaaaaatacaatttgtggTATACGCTGATTTTGAGTGCGTGCTACAGAATATCACAAGTGGAGGTCCATTAGTAAACAAGCATCAGCCATGTGcttttgcttattatattaagtGTAGTTTTGATGCAAGTTTAGACATCTTTAAAATGTATACGGGGGAAGACGCCGcggaaaaattcgttaaaagtCTAGACAATGACTGCAGAGATTTATATGACAAATATTTATCGCTAAATACTACCATGCATATCTTAACACCCGCAGAAGAATTCGCATTCTATAATGCCGAGTTGTGTCACATATGTGACAAAAGTCTAGAAGATGATAGGGTGCGGGACCATTGTCATATTACGGGGGTATACAGGGGTCCGGCGCACAATCgttgtaatttaaattataaagttCCCAAatttataccaatttttttccataatttctCGTCCTATGATTGTCATTTATTTGTGAAAGATCTCCTCAAATACATTCCAGGAGAAACTAAAGTAATACCTTTAAATAAGGAGCTATACATTTCTGTTTCTCATAGAGTTAAAATTCAAAGGGATGTTCATTTGGAATATAGATTTTTGGATTCCCTTAGATTTATGCAATCCAGTTTGGACGCACTAGCTACAAATCTTTCCGATGAGAAGATGACTACAGTCAAATCTCATTTTGCCAATGACGATGAATTTAGATTAATgcgcaaaaaatgtattttttgttatGAATATTTAGATTCCTTTGACAAGCTGGAGGAAACCAAGCTTCCACCGATTGAGGACTTCTATAGCAGGCTAAATAATCAACATTGTAGTGTTACTGATTATAAGCATGCGACAGACGTGTGGGAAAAATTTCAATGTAGAACACTCCGTGATTATAtggaattatatttaaaaacagatGTTCTACTTTTAACAGACGTCTTTGAAAACTTCCGTCGATTGTGCAAGTCTGTGCACGGGTTGGAcccatgtcaatattttactgctCCAGGCCTATCATATGACGCCATGCTCAAGTTAATAACTACAAATGGCTTTAACTTGGAGCTCATAACgaatgttgatatgtttaattttataaagagGGGAATTCGAGGGGGAATTACCCAATGTAGTAAAAGATATCATAAAGCAAATAAtaagtatatgaaaaactttaacccAACCATCCCATCCACATACCTTATGTACTTTGATGTAAACAATTTATATGGATGGGCAATGCAACAATATCTTCCTTATGGTAATTTTAAGTGGGTTGatgaacaaaacattatttttgaccctgaagaaataaaaaagtttaaacaTGATTCCGCAGAAGGTTACATATATGAAGTTTCCCTCTCCTGTCCACCTAACCTCCATGACAAATTTAATGACTTACCCATGGCTTCTGAAAATAAAAAGATAGGTGGATCTAAGCATAATAAGCTAGTGTGTGATCTTACTCCAAAAGATAG GGTACATAGAGTTCTCTCCTTTAACCAAAAGCCATTATTAAAggaatatatagacaaaaataatgacatgagaaaaaaggcaaaaaatgAAACATCATTCTGCTATGATAAACCAATATACCTAGGATTTTGTATATTGGAGTTAGCAAAGTGGAAAATTTACGATTTTCACTACAACTATATGAAAGCAAAGTTTGGTGAAAGGTTATCTTTAAATTACATGGATACGGACTCGTTTATATACACAATAAAGTCTGATGATGTTTATGATGATATTCGTTGTGATTTATCAACATATTTTGATACTTCAGACTACCTACCAAATAACATTTTCCAGTTTCCTTTGCTTAACAAAAAGGGAATTGGATATATGAAAGACGAAAACTGCGGTAGAATAATGACTGAGTTTGTTGGGCTTGGtccaaaaatgtattcctataCTCTAGATGATGGTGAAGAAGTAAAAAAAGCCAAAGGTGTTAAGAAATGCATAATTAGGGATTATAGCATAAGtaattatagaaattgtttatttaatcaGTTGAAAGTAAGTGATGATatgctaaatttcaaatcaaaactaCACAATATATACACTAATATTTTAAACAAAGTAACTCTAAGCCCCATAGATACTAAGCGGAAAATTAAAGAAGATAACATTAATACACTTGCCTGGGGTCACCatgaaatttactcaaaattaaatgaaatttttaatgattttacaTGTGAAATGGATGTAGACTTAAATATTTCATGGGATTGTGATACTGATATTGAATTCCTTAATTCttctttatatttataa
- the LOC142235583 gene encoding uncharacterized protein LOC142235583, whose translation MSEILNVGEKPFSDESIIKKDYHSYMPYVQSYKKKDEIRITIQNQDLYVLPTESYIYIEGLVTLADGERTPNGRLRNNCVAHIFDEIRCEINGIEIDRTRHLGISSTIKNFLSLNAFDGNMLLNAGWNTKGDLQMDAFNFYVPLKLLLGFAEDFNKVILNCKHDLILLRSSNDSNVCYSTKADENVKLTIQNITWRIPHVHISDSSKLKVLKIIKDGTNLPLAFRSWDCHFNPTFPNATKGSWNVKLSVNRERPRFVILAFENNNKFIHCHLVNLKVHLNSDTYPYDDLNLKFDDNKGYAVLYDMYTKFQQSFYLKEPQPLLSCLEFKDNPISVIDVSYQNEMIKSGPIDVKIEFETSKPIPANTSAYCLIIHGP comes from the exons ATGTCTGAAATATTAAACGTGGGAGAAAAACCATTCTCTGATGAGAGCATAATTAAAAAAGATTACCACAGTTACATGCCATATGTACAATCTTATAAAAAAAAGGATGAAATTAGAATAACGATACAAAACCAAGATTTATATGTCCTACCGACTGAGAGTTATATTTACATAGAGGGTCTAGTAACGTTAGCGGATGGCGAAAGAACCCCCAATGGTAGATTGCGAAATAATTGCGTTGCCCACATTTTCGATGAGATTCGATGTGAAATCAATGGTATTGAAATTGACCGCACTCGTCATTTGGGTATTTCAAGcacaatcaaaaattttttgtctctaAATGCTTTCGATGGGAATATGCTTCTTAATGCTGGATGGAATACAAAGGGTGATCTCCAAATGGATGCTTTCAACTTTTATGTCCCCTTGAAATTGTTGTTGGGATTTGCAGAGGATTTCAACAAAGTTATTCTTAATTGCAAACATGACCTAATTTTATTACGTAGTTCTAATGATTCTAATGTATGCTACTCAACAAAAGCAGATGAAAATGTCAAACTGACTATTCAAAATATCACATGGAGAATACCACACGTACACATTTCCGACTCCTCAAAACTCAAGGTGCTGAAGATCATCAAAGATGGAACAAATTTACCCCTAGCTTTTCGAAGTTGGGATTGTCATTTTAATCCTACATTTCCGAATGCTACAAAAGGTAGCTGGAATGTTAAACTCTCCGTAAACCGCGAACGCCCACGGTTTGTTATTTTAGCATTTGAAAATAACAACAAGTTTATACATTGTCATCTGGTGAATTTAAAAGTACACCTCAATTCGGATACTTACCCTTATGATGACCTTAATCTTAAGTTTGatgataataaagg atacgCAGTCCTGTATGACATGTATACCAAATTCCAACAAAGCTTTTACTTGAAAGAACCACAACCATTACTATCCTGTTTGGAATTCAAAGATAACCCAATTAGTGTAATTGATGTTAGCTATCAAAACGAAATGataaaaagtggaccaatagacGTCAAAATAGAGTTTGAAACTAGTAAACCTATACCAGCAAATACATCTGCATATTGTTTAATAATCCATGGTCCATGA